One Lentibacillus cibarius DNA window includes the following coding sequences:
- a CDS encoding sodium:solute symporter — translation MTSYGVWIIILTVGYTVALIIAGQIAKRRLTNQDSYFVGSRNFNKWIVAFCITGLFSGSTYISILELSYLSGISAVWYGVAEMMQIFIIAFLIIRPFRKKMLVTVSGLIGDTYGRLVKGVAGSITAFAFPMWSVATAIAFASALHVFTGISLSLSIAFTAILLFIYLQAGGMWSLAFTQSMNMILFVMMVVIGVIAFFIHPGIDGLIAFADEQPAMFTFDNVGLQVIVAWFGTFLVNVILAQAAFQMALSSRTPEEGQKGLIIAGFMAVPFIVGGVLFGISASVIVPRAQTGLIAIPQYLMEVLPAPLVGLFFLGVWACALGWGGPCQFSGATSLGRDVSRSIKPAVTENQQIAYTKISLLFLTVLMIVFGLLRTEQSAWWNVLAWTIRNSATFAPVIAALFWPVVTKRAVAVSLFTGFASGLVWYYLGDWHPSAFFLQIHPVWIGSSINIVSIIVVTLMDGQANWFMQKTDCLAYIGLIGGGVCCFVNIIYFSPLYRNGLFGLFMFAAILFFYIATIRFFRPEEEKQQIRGKVANLARS, via the coding sequence ATGACATCCTATGGTGTATGGATTATTATCTTAACGGTTGGTTATACCGTTGCTTTGATTATTGCCGGCCAAATCGCTAAGCGGCGTTTGACCAATCAGGATAGCTATTTTGTTGGTAGTCGGAATTTCAATAAATGGATTGTAGCTTTTTGCATAACGGGATTATTTTCCGGTTCCACCTATATTTCTATTTTAGAGTTATCGTATTTAAGCGGTATATCGGCTGTATGGTATGGGGTTGCTGAAATGATGCAGATTTTTATCATTGCGTTTTTGATCATTCGTCCATTTCGGAAAAAAATGTTAGTTACCGTTTCCGGACTTATTGGTGATACATACGGGCGACTGGTTAAAGGAGTTGCAGGGTCAATTACGGCGTTTGCATTTCCGATGTGGTCAGTTGCCACGGCAATTGCGTTTGCTTCGGCCCTGCACGTGTTCACAGGTATTTCACTTTCTCTATCGATTGCGTTTACTGCAATTTTGCTGTTCATCTATCTGCAAGCGGGAGGAATGTGGTCGCTTGCTTTTACGCAGTCCATGAATATGATTTTATTTGTAATGATGGTCGTCATTGGGGTGATTGCTTTTTTCATTCATCCGGGGATAGACGGTTTAATTGCGTTTGCTGACGAACAACCGGCCATGTTTACCTTTGACAACGTTGGATTGCAGGTGATTGTTGCCTGGTTTGGCACCTTCTTGGTCAACGTTATCCTTGCTCAGGCTGCATTCCAGATGGCACTTTCATCTCGGACACCGGAAGAAGGGCAAAAAGGACTGATTATTGCTGGGTTTATGGCTGTCCCCTTCATCGTTGGGGGTGTGTTATTCGGTATTTCGGCTAGTGTCATCGTTCCCCGGGCACAAACGGGATTGATTGCCATTCCTCAGTATTTAATGGAAGTGCTCCCCGCACCGCTTGTTGGCTTATTTTTTCTAGGTGTATGGGCGTGTGCACTGGGATGGGGAGGTCCTTGTCAGTTCTCTGGGGCAACCAGCCTTGGCCGTGATGTGAGCCGTTCAATAAAACCTGCTGTAACCGAAAATCAGCAGATCGCCTATACCAAAATTTCATTGCTATTTTTAACGGTGTTGATGATTGTGTTTGGCTTACTGCGCACGGAACAATCTGCGTGGTGGAATGTATTGGCTTGGACGATACGAAATAGTGCAACGTTCGCACCGGTTATTGCAGCACTATTCTGGCCTGTCGTTACGAAGCGTGCAGTTGCCGTTTCGCTATTCACGGGTTTTGCAAGTGGTTTAGTATGGTATTACCTTGGTGATTGGCATCCAAGTGCCTTTTTCTTGCAAATTCACCCCGTCTGGATTGGGAGTTCGATTAATATCGTTAGTATTATCGTGGTTACCTTGATGGACGGTCAGGCAAACTGGTTTATGCAAAAAACAGATTGCTTGGCTTATATTGGATTAATAGGAGGGGGTGTGTGTTGTTTTGTCAATATAATTTATTTTTCTCCGCTTTATCGAAACGGTTTGTTTGGTTTGTTTATGTTTGCGGCAATCTTGTTCTTTTATATCGCTACCATCCGCTTTTTCCGGCCGGAAGAAGAAAAGCAGCAGATTAGGGGAAAAGTAGCTAATTTAGCAAGAAGCTAG